The Pseudomonadota bacterium genome contains the following window.
TAAGATTTTAGGCGATATAAAGGAAAAATACAAAATCCCGGTGGTCTCTGACATCCACAGCCCCTCCCAGGCCCGCCAGGCCGCTGAAGTTTTAGACATTCTGCAGATACCTGCCTTTTTGTGCAGACAGACCGACCTGCTGCTGGCCGCAGCTGAAACCGGCAAAGCGGTCAACCTTAAAAAGGGCCAGTTTCTCTCGCCCTGGGACATGAAATACGCCGTGAGTAAAATCAAATCAACCGGCAACAATAATCTCCTGCTCACCGAAAGAGGGTATACCCTTGGATATAACAATCTTGTTGTTGATATGCGTTCATTTCCGGTGATGCGCTCACTGGGATGCCCGGTAATTTACGATGCAACCCACAGTGTCCAATTACCGGGAGGTGCTGGTGGTTCTTCAGGCGGCCAACGGGAATTTATTCCACCCCTTGCCCGCGCCGCTGTTGCAGCAGGCATTGACGGCATGTTCATGGAAGTTCACCCGAATCCCGAAAAAGCACTCTGCGACGGGCCTAATTCCATGCCACTGGACCAGATGGAACAATTGCTCAAACATTTAATTGAAATCCACTCCATTGTTTCCAAATCTTAACTTCCAGGACAAATAATGCCGGACGACACCTGCTCCCCATCAGGAACCTCCTATCCTTCGGATTGTGATATCACCCAAGGACTGCGGGAAAAAGCGTTCTCACGAAAACATTCTGACGAGCGGAGCTACCTGTGGCGCTCCTGCCTGCCAAGGGCCAAACAGATCAAACTGCTGCTCCTTGACGTTGACGGAGTTTTGACCGACGGCACCATCACCTATACCCATGGAGGCGATGAGATAAAATCCTTTCACACCAGAGACGGCCTTGGCCTCAGACTCCTCCAGGAGGCCGGAGTGGAAGTAGGGATCATTACCGCCCGGACTTCTGAGGCTGTGACCCGACGCGCCAGAGATCTTTCCCTTAAATACGTCTTTCAGGGATCCAGAAATAAAATCGAGGCGTATGATACAATAATTTCCGAACTCAAGGTCAAACCTGAAGAAATAGCCTATATGGGAGATGACTGGCTGGATCTGCCGATTCTCACCCGGGTTGGATTTGCAATAACTGTTGCCGACGGCGCAGCAGAAGTCAGAAATGTTGCTCATTTCATAACCTCAAGCCCAGGGGGCAAAGGTGCGGTGCGCGAGGTCTGCGATCTGATCATCGAAGCAAAGGATATGACTCAAACCCTCCTTGAAAAATACACCCACCCATGAGCGGGCCGCGAAACCTTCTCTGGATCCTGCCTTTAATCCTTGTCGCAGCCTCGCCGATCTGGTGGCCGCTGGCGGGGTCTTTCCTGAAACCCCGGGGGGATTTCACCAGTAAAACGAATATGTTGCCTCCCCCACCCAGGACATTTACCTTGGAAGGGGTCAATTACATTCAAACCACAGGCGGCAAAGAGGAATTACGCCTTATCACCAGAAAAATCTCCACTTTGGCCGATGAAACGCAACTTGCCATGGAAGAAGTCCGG
Protein-coding sequences here:
- the kdsA gene encoding 3-deoxy-8-phosphooctulonate synthase codes for the protein MNTVSIQNHFEVGPGRPFLLIAGPCVLESEDIAHQVIETLLPITRQLGISYAFKASFDKANRTSLDSFRGPGIEKGLKILGDIKEKYKIPVVSDIHSPSQARQAAEVLDILQIPAFLCRQTDLLLAAAETGKAVNLKKGQFLSPWDMKYAVSKIKSTGNNNLLLTERGYTLGYNNLVVDMRSFPVMRSLGCPVIYDATHSVQLPGGAGGSSGGQREFIPPLARAAVAAGIDGMFMEVHPNPEKALCDGPNSMPLDQMEQLLKHLIEIHSIVSKS
- a CDS encoding HAD-IIIA family hydrolase; its protein translation is MPDDTCSPSGTSYPSDCDITQGLREKAFSRKHSDERSYLWRSCLPRAKQIKLLLLDVDGVLTDGTITYTHGGDEIKSFHTRDGLGLRLLQEAGVEVGIITARTSEAVTRRARDLSLKYVFQGSRNKIEAYDTIISELKVKPEEIAYMGDDWLDLPILTRVGFAITVADGAAEVRNVAHFITSSPGGKGAVREVCDLIIEAKDMTQTLLEKYTHP